One window from the genome of Azotosporobacter soli encodes:
- a CDS encoding ABC transporter substrate-binding protein, producing the protein MFATALVTGCGGQSGTDTVKIGANLEMTGNNASFGKSASNGAKLAIKEVNAKGGVLGKQLSLVLADNKSEAAEAANAMQKLITQDKVAAVIAPIASSSVIAGAQVNQDNKVLAISPTASNPKVTVNPETGAVRDYLFRAAFIDPFQGAVMANFASRSLKAKTAALYIDNSSDYAKGLAQFFKETFIKNGGQIVAEEAYLAKDTDFKSTLTKLKAAAPDVIFVPGYYQEVGMIIKQGREIGLQVPFLGGDGWDSAKLPEIAGAQSLNNTFFANHYSPDDNSPAIKQFVAAYQKEYNEMPDAFAALAYDATMMVIEAMKRANAIDSVKIKDELAKTKDYQAVSGIITLNATHDAVKSAVIIEMKDGKQTFKEKVNP; encoded by the coding sequence CTGTTTGCAACGGCACTGGTAACCGGCTGCGGCGGACAGAGCGGAACGGACACCGTTAAGATCGGCGCCAATCTGGAGATGACCGGAAACAATGCTTCTTTCGGAAAATCGGCCAGCAACGGCGCAAAACTGGCGATCAAGGAAGTCAACGCCAAAGGCGGCGTGCTCGGCAAACAGTTGAGCCTCGTACTGGCTGACAACAAAAGCGAAGCGGCTGAGGCCGCCAACGCGATGCAAAAGCTGATCACGCAGGATAAGGTGGCGGCGGTGATCGCACCGATCGCATCCTCGAGCGTCATTGCCGGAGCGCAGGTGAATCAGGACAATAAGGTTCTGGCGATCAGCCCGACGGCTTCCAATCCTAAAGTGACGGTCAACCCGGAAACGGGAGCGGTCAGAGACTATCTCTTCCGGGCCGCATTCATCGATCCGTTTCAGGGCGCGGTCATGGCAAACTTTGCCTCGCGCAGCCTGAAAGCGAAAACGGCGGCACTGTACATTGACAATTCCAGCGATTATGCGAAAGGTCTGGCGCAATTTTTCAAAGAGACCTTTATCAAAAATGGCGGACAGATCGTAGCGGAAGAAGCCTATCTGGCGAAAGATACCGATTTCAAATCGACGCTGACCAAGTTAAAAGCGGCCGCGCCGGATGTCATCTTCGTTCCCGGTTATTATCAGGAAGTCGGGATGATCATCAAGCAAGGTCGTGAAATAGGACTGCAAGTCCCGTTCCTGGGCGGCGATGGTTGGGATTCCGCTAAATTACCGGAAATTGCCGGTGCGCAATCGCTGAACAATACGTTTTTTGCCAACCACTATTCACCGGATGATAACAGTCCGGCCATCAAACAATTCGTAGCGGCGTATCAGAAGGAATACAATGAAATGCCGGATGCGTTCGCCGCATTGGCTTATGATGCGACGATGATGGTCATTGAAGCGATGAAACGCGCAAATGCGATCGATAGCGTGAAGATCAAGGATGAACTGGCCAAGACGAAAGACTATCAGGCCGTATCCGGAATCATCACGTTGAATGCGACGCATGACGCGGTCAAGAGCGCGGTTATCATTG
- a CDS encoding ABC transporter substrate-binding protein has translation MKKKWLSLTGGLLAVGMLGLLAAGCGSSPAADSKEIKIGGNFELTGGVANFGKQTVNGIQLAFKEVNAAGGVLGKQITLVQADNKSEPSEATNAITKLINQDKVVAVLGPVASSNVLATLQVGQDNKVPVLTATGTNTKITVDEGKTRPYAFRACFIDPFQGNVMANFAIKSMKAKTAVIYVDNSSDYSKGLAESFEAAFTQAGGTIVGKEAFLQKDQDFKATITKIKGMNPDVVFIPAYYEEVGKIVKQARELGVTVPLLGTDGWDDPKVVEVASAAALNNTYFSNHYSSQDSDPRVAKFAEAYKKEYGQEPSALAALGYDAALMLIDAIKRANSTEPAKIRDALEQTKNLQVVTGIISLNEKHDPVKSAVVIEYKDGKQAFKEKVNP, from the coding sequence ATGAAGAAAAAATGGTTATCACTTACCGGAGGGCTTTTAGCCGTCGGCATGCTCGGTCTGTTGGCCGCAGGCTGTGGTTCCTCTCCGGCGGCAGACTCGAAAGAAATCAAAATCGGCGGAAACTTTGAACTTACCGGCGGGGTTGCCAATTTCGGCAAGCAAACCGTAAATGGAATTCAGCTGGCGTTCAAAGAAGTCAATGCGGCCGGCGGCGTGCTGGGCAAGCAGATTACGCTGGTGCAGGCGGACAACAAGTCGGAGCCTTCTGAGGCGACCAATGCAATCACCAAGCTGATCAACCAGGATAAGGTCGTCGCGGTTCTCGGACCGGTTGCCAGCTCCAACGTATTGGCGACGCTGCAGGTCGGACAGGACAACAAGGTTCCGGTATTGACCGCGACCGGTACGAACACGAAGATCACGGTTGACGAAGGCAAAACGCGGCCTTATGCATTCAGAGCCTGCTTCATCGATCCGTTCCAAGGCAATGTCATGGCAAACTTCGCGATCAAATCGATGAAAGCAAAAACCGCAGTCATTTATGTCGATAACAGCTCCGATTACTCCAAAGGCTTGGCGGAATCCTTTGAAGCCGCATTTACGCAGGCTGGCGGTACGATCGTAGGCAAAGAAGCGTTCTTGCAAAAAGACCAGGACTTTAAAGCTACGATCACCAAGATCAAAGGCATGAACCCCGATGTGGTCTTCATTCCGGCCTATTATGAAGAGGTCGGCAAAATCGTCAAACAGGCGAGAGAACTTGGCGTAACCGTTCCGCTGCTCGGAACCGACGGCTGGGATGACCCAAAAGTGGTTGAAGTGGCAAGTGCCGCCGCGTTGAACAACACGTACTTCAGCAACCATTATTCCTCGCAGGACAGCGATCCTCGCGTGGCTAAATTTGCCGAAGCGTACAAGAAAGAATACGGACAAGAACCAAGCGCACTGGCCGCACTGGGTTATGATGCCGCACTGATGCTGATCGACGCGATTAAACGCGCCAACAGCACCGAACCGGCAAAAATCAGAGATGCGCTGGAACAGACGAAGAATCTGCAGGTCGTAACCGGCATCATTTCACTGAACGAGAAACATGATCCGGTAAAGAGCGCCGTTGTCATCGAATATAAAGATGGAAAACAGGCCTTTAAAGAAAAAGTGAATCCGTAA